In Stenotrophomonas sp. 169, one DNA window encodes the following:
- the rpoB gene encoding DNA-directed RNA polymerase subunit beta yields MTSYSFTEKKRIRKDFAKSRAILEVPFLLAIQVDSYREFLQENVDPAKRTDHGLHAALKSVFPISSYSGNAALEYVGYKLGDPVFDERECRQRGMSYGAPLRVTVRLVIYDRESSTKAIKYVKEQEVYLGEIPLMTDNGTFIVNGTERVIVSQLHRSPGVFFDHDRGKTHSSGKLLYSARIIPYRGSWLDFEFDPKDALFTRIDRRRKLPVSILLRALGYSNEEMLAEFFEINTFHINPDEGVQLELVPERLRGETLGFDLADGDKVIVEAGKRITARHVKQLEASGIAALAVPDDYIVGRILSHDVVDSSTGELLAQANDEISDDQLQAFRKAGVDAVGTLWVNDLDRGPYLSNTLRIDPTKTQLEALVEIYRMMRPGEPPTKDAAQNLFHNLFFTFERYDLSTVGRMKFNRRVGRKETTGEAVLYDRKYYGERNDEESKRLVAAHGESSDILDVIKVLTEIRNGRGVVDDIDHLGNRRVRSVGEMAENVFRVGLVRVERAVKERLSMAESEGLTPQELINAKPVAAAIKEFFGSSQLSQFMDQNNPLSEVTHKRRVSALGPGGLTRERAGFEVRDVHPTHYGRVCTIETPEGPNIGLINSLAVYARTNEYGFLETPYRKVVDGKVFDEVEFLSAIEENEYVIAQANALTNADSVLTEQFVPCRFQGESLLKPPAEVHFMDVSPMQTVSVAAALVPFLEHDDANRALMGANMQRQAVPTLRAQKPLVGTGIERAVARDSGVTVNARRGGEVVQVDAARIVVKIVEEEIIGATDAGVDIYNLVKYTRSNQNTCINQRPLVNVGDVVARGDVLADGPSTDIGELALGQNMLIAFMPWNGYNFEDSILLSERVVEEDRYTTIHIEELTCVARDTKLGPEEISADIPNVSEQALNRLDESGVVYIGAEVRAGDILVGKVTPKGESQLTPEEKLLRAIFGEKASDVKDSSLRVPPGMDGTVIDVQVFTRDGIEKDKRARQIEESEIKRVKKDFDDQYRILEGAIYARLRSQIVGKVVNGGANLKKGDVITDAYLDGLKKADWFVLRMKDEDASESIERAQKQIQAHEKEFERRFADKRGKITAGDDLAPGVLKMVKVFMAVKRRIQPGDKMAGRHGNKGVVSNVVPVEDMPYMSSGETVDIVLNPLGVPSRMNIGQILEVHLGWAAKGLGRKIQGMLEAQAAVSQLRIFLDEVYNHDSTNVATHVDLTQFSDAELLRLAGNLTDGVPMATPVFDGATEAEIKRMLELADLPTSGQTQLYDGRTGEAFDRQTTVGYMHYLKLNHLVDDKMHARSTGPYSLVTQQPLGGKAQFGGQRFGEMEVWALEAYGAAYTLQEMLTVKSDDVQGRNQMYKNIVDGEHEMVAGMPESFNVLVKEIRSLAINMELEDS; encoded by the coding sequence ATGACGTCCTATTCGTTCACCGAGAAGAAGCGCATCCGCAAGGATTTCGCCAAGTCGCGCGCGATTCTCGAAGTGCCGTTCCTGCTCGCCATCCAGGTGGACTCGTACCGCGAGTTCCTGCAGGAAAACGTGGATCCGGCCAAGCGCACGGACCACGGCCTGCACGCCGCCCTGAAGTCCGTCTTCCCGATCTCCAGCTACAGCGGCAACGCGGCGCTGGAATACGTCGGCTACAAGCTGGGCGATCCGGTGTTCGACGAGCGCGAGTGCCGCCAGCGTGGCATGAGCTACGGCGCCCCGCTGCGCGTGACCGTGCGCCTGGTGATCTACGACCGTGAGTCGTCGACCAAGGCCATCAAGTACGTGAAGGAGCAGGAGGTCTATCTGGGTGAAATCCCGCTGATGACCGACAACGGTACCTTCATCGTCAACGGCACCGAGCGCGTGATCGTCTCGCAGCTGCACCGTTCGCCGGGCGTGTTCTTCGACCACGACCGCGGCAAGACCCACAGCTCGGGCAAGCTGCTGTACAGCGCCCGCATCATCCCGTACCGCGGTTCCTGGCTGGACTTCGAGTTCGACCCGAAGGACGCGCTGTTCACCCGTATCGACCGCCGCCGCAAGCTGCCGGTGTCGATCCTGCTGCGCGCACTGGGCTACAGCAACGAAGAAATGCTGGCCGAGTTCTTCGAGATCAACACGTTCCACATCAATCCCGACGAAGGTGTCCAGCTGGAGCTGGTGCCCGAGCGTCTGCGTGGTGAAACCCTGGGCTTCGACCTGGCCGACGGTGACAAGGTCATCGTGGAAGCCGGCAAGCGCATCACCGCGCGCCACGTCAAGCAACTGGAAGCCTCGGGCATCGCCGCCCTGGCCGTGCCGGACGATTACATCGTCGGCCGCATCCTGTCGCACGACGTGGTCGATTCGTCCACCGGCGAACTGCTGGCGCAGGCCAACGACGAGATCAGCGACGACCAGCTGCAGGCCTTCCGCAAGGCCGGCGTGGACGCCGTGGGCACCCTGTGGGTGAACGATCTGGATCGTGGTCCGTACCTGTCCAACACGCTGCGCATCGATCCGACCAAGACCCAGCTGGAAGCCCTGGTCGAGATCTACCGCATGATGCGTCCGGGCGAGCCGCCGACCAAGGACGCCGCACAGAACCTGTTCCACAACCTGTTCTTCACCTTCGAGCGCTACGACCTGTCCACGGTCGGCCGGATGAAGTTCAACCGTCGCGTGGGCCGCAAGGAAACCACCGGCGAAGCCGTGCTCTACGACCGCAAGTACTACGGCGAGCGTAATGACGAAGAGTCCAAGCGCCTGGTCGCCGCGCATGGCGAGTCGTCCGACATCCTGGACGTGATCAAGGTCCTGACCGAGATCCGCAACGGCCGTGGCGTCGTCGATGACATCGACCACCTGGGCAACCGTCGTGTGCGTTCGGTCGGCGAAATGGCCGAGAACGTGTTCCGCGTGGGCCTGGTCCGCGTCGAGCGCGCGGTCAAGGAGCGCCTGTCGATGGCCGAGTCCGAAGGCCTGACCCCGCAGGAGCTGATCAACGCCAAGCCGGTCGCTGCCGCGATCAAGGAATTCTTCGGCTCCTCGCAGCTGTCGCAGTTCATGGATCAGAACAACCCGCTGTCGGAAGTCACGCACAAGCGTCGCGTCTCGGCCCTGGGCCCGGGCGGCCTGACCCGCGAACGCGCCGGCTTCGAAGTGCGCGACGTGCATCCGACCCATTACGGCCGCGTCTGCACCATCGAAACGCCGGAAGGCCCGAACATCGGCCTGATCAACTCGCTGGCCGTGTATGCCCGCACCAATGAGTACGGTTTCCTTGAAACCCCGTACCGCAAGGTCGTGGACGGCAAGGTCTTCGACGAGGTCGAGTTCCTGTCGGCCATCGAAGAAAACGAGTACGTCATTGCCCAGGCCAACGCGCTGACCAATGCCGACAGCGTGCTGACCGAGCAGTTCGTGCCGTGCCGCTTCCAGGGCGAATCGCTGCTGAAGCCGCCGGCGGAAGTCCACTTCATGGACGTCTCGCCGATGCAGACCGTGTCGGTCGCTGCCGCGCTGGTTCCGTTCCTGGAGCACGATGACGCAAACCGTGCACTGATGGGCGCCAACATGCAGCGCCAGGCCGTGCCGACCCTGCGTGCGCAGAAGCCGCTGGTGGGTACCGGTATCGAACGCGCCGTGGCCCGCGACTCCGGCGTCACCGTCAACGCCCGTCGTGGTGGTGAAGTGGTGCAGGTCGACGCCGCGCGCATCGTGGTCAAGATCGTCGAAGAAGAAATCATCGGTGCAACCGACGCCGGCGTGGACATCTACAACCTGGTCAAGTACACCCGCTCCAACCAGAACACCTGCATCAACCAGCGTCCGCTGGTGAACGTGGGTGACGTGGTGGCGCGTGGCGACGTGCTGGCCGACGGTCCGTCCACCGACATCGGCGAGCTGGCCCTGGGCCAGAACATGCTGATCGCGTTCATGCCGTGGAACGGCTACAACTTCGAAGACTCCATCCTGCTCTCCGAGCGCGTGGTGGAAGAAGATCGTTACACCACGATCCACATCGAAGAGCTGACCTGCGTTGCCCGTGACACGAAGCTGGGGCCGGAGGAAATCTCCGCCGACATCCCGAACGTGTCCGAGCAGGCGCTGAACCGCCTGGACGAATCCGGCGTGGTGTACATCGGTGCGGAAGTGCGCGCCGGTGACATCCTGGTCGGCAAGGTGACGCCGAAGGGCGAAAGCCAGCTGACCCCGGAAGAGAAGCTGCTCCGCGCGATCTTCGGCGAGAAGGCGTCGGACGTGAAGGACAGCTCGCTGCGCGTGCCGCCGGGCATGGACGGCACCGTCATCGACGTGCAGGTCTTCACCCGCGACGGCATCGAGAAGGACAAGCGTGCGCGCCAGATCGAAGAATCCGAGATCAAGCGCGTCAAGAAGGACTTCGACGACCAGTACCGCATCCTGGAAGGTGCCATCTACGCCCGTCTGCGTTCGCAGATCGTCGGCAAGGTGGTCAACGGCGGCGCCAACCTGAAGAAGGGTGATGTCATCACCGACGCCTACCTGGACGGCCTGAAGAAGGCTGACTGGTTCGTGCTGCGGATGAAGGACGAAGACGCTTCGGAATCCATCGAGCGCGCGCAGAAGCAGATCCAGGCGCACGAGAAGGAATTCGAGCGTCGCTTCGCCGACAAGCGCGGCAAGATCACCGCGGGCGATGACCTCGCACCGGGCGTGCTGAAGATGGTCAAGGTCTTCATGGCCGTGAAGCGCCGCATCCAGCCGGGCGACAAGATGGCAGGCCGCCACGGCAACAAGGGTGTGGTCTCCAACGTGGTGCCGGTCGAGGACATGCCGTACATGTCGTCGGGCGAAACCGTGGACATCGTGCTGAACCCGCTGGGCGTGCCGTCGCGCATGAACATCGGGCAGATCCTGGAAGTGCATCTGGGCTGGGCCGCCAAGGGCCTGGGTCGCAAGATCCAGGGCATGCTGGAAGCCCAGGCCGCGGTGTCGCAGCTGCGGATCTTCCTGGACGAGGTGTACAACCACGACAGCACCAACGTGGCCACCCACGTCGACCTGACCCAGTTCAGCGATGCGGAACTGCTGCGCCTGGCCGGCAACCTGACCGACGGCGTGCCGATGGCAACGCCGGTCTTCGACGGTGCCACCGAGGCGGAGATCAAGCGCATGCTGGAACTGGCAGACCTGCCGACCAGCGGCCAGACCCAGCTGTATGACGGCCGCACCGGCGAGGCGTTCGATCGCCAGACCACCGTCGGCTACATGCACTACCTGAAGCTGAACCACCTGGTCGACGACAAGATGCATGCCCGTTCGACCGGTCCGTACTCGCTCGTCACCCAGCAGCCGCTGGGTGGTAAGGCGCAGTTCGGCGGGCAGCGCTTCGGTGAGATGGAAGTCTGGGCGCTGGAAGCCTACGGCGCGGCCTACACCCTGCAGGAAATGCTGACGGTGAAGTCCGATGACGTGCAGGGCCGCAACCAGATGTACAAGAACATCGTCGATGGCGAGCACGAGATGGTGGCCGGCATGCCGGAATCCTTCAACGTGCTGGTGAAGGAAATCCGTTCGCTGGCCATCAACATGGAACTGGAAGACAGCTGA
- the rplJ gene encoding 50S ribosomal protein L10, with product MALNLSQKQEVVAELADIAAKAHSLIAAEYAGTTVSQMTAMRKQARETGVFLKVVKNTLASRAVEGTEFACAQDKLVGPLLYAFSLEEPGAAGRLIKEFAKGNDKLQPKVVAIGGEVFPASHVDVLASLPTLNQALAMLARVLTEPVTMFARANKALADQLGGGETAAADEPVAETA from the coding sequence ATGGCTCTCAATCTGTCCCAGAAGCAAGAAGTAGTCGCGGAGCTGGCAGACATCGCCGCCAAGGCCCACTCCTTGATCGCAGCCGAATATGCTGGCACCACGGTCTCCCAGATGACCGCGATGCGCAAGCAGGCTCGTGAAACCGGCGTTTTCTTGAAAGTTGTCAAGAACACCCTGGCTTCGCGCGCCGTTGAAGGCACCGAATTCGCATGTGCACAGGACAAGCTGGTCGGTCCGCTGCTGTACGCGTTTTCGCTCGAGGAGCCCGGCGCAGCCGGTCGCCTGATCAAGGAATTCGCCAAGGGCAACGATAAGCTGCAGCCCAAGGTTGTCGCCATCGGCGGCGAAGTGTTCCCGGCAAGCCACGTTGATGTGCTGGCCTCGTTGCCGACCCTCAACCAGGCGCTGGCAATGCTGGCACGCGTCCTGACCGAGCCGGTCACGATGTTCGCGCGCGCCAACAAGGCCCTGGCCGATCAGCTGGGTGGCGGTGAAACCGCTGCTGCTGACGAGCCGGTCGCCGAGACCGCCTGA
- the rplL gene encoding 50S ribosomal protein L7/L12, translating to MSLTNEQIVDAIASKSLMEVMELVKAIEEKFGVSAAAPVAAAAAAGPAAAVEEQTEFTVTLKSPGDKKVEVIKAVRAITGLGLKEAKDLTEAGGVVKDGASKDEAEKIKKDLEAAGATVEVK from the coding sequence ATGTCCCTTACCAACGAACAGATCGTCGACGCAATCGCCTCGAAGTCCCTGATGGAAGTGATGGAGCTGGTCAAGGCCATCGAAGAGAAGTTCGGCGTCTCCGCCGCTGCTCCGGTTGCTGCAGCTGCCGCTGCTGGCCCGGCTGCTGCTGTTGAAGAGCAGACCGAGTTCACCGTGACCCTGAAGTCGCCGGGCGACAAGAAGGTCGAAGTGATCAAGGCCGTCCGCGCCATCACCGGCCTGGGCCTGAAGGAAGCGAAGGACCTGACCGAAGCCGGCGGCGTCGTGAAGGATGGCGCGTCGAAGGACGAAGCCGAGAAGATCAAGAAGGACCTGGAAGCTGCTGGCGCGACTGTCGAAGTCAAGTAA